Proteins encoded together in one Penaeus vannamei isolate JL-2024 chromosome 41, ASM4276789v1, whole genome shotgun sequence window:
- the LOC113813576 gene encoding uncharacterized protein yields the protein MKYLVFVLLAAAACASEVEKREAEPSRGYNYGYGLHHHAYYPRTYHPYHTYHKRSAEPEAEAEPSYGSYHYRPYSYGYHNTPYVHHHHKRSAEPEAEAEPSYGSSNYYRPYSYGYQAHHYIPSVHHHHKRSADPVAEAEASYGHRSYHPVYYPSYHYTPYSHSHHKRSAEPEADPGFTHGYHQAVYRPYHSGAQYGYGYRAHHH from the coding sequence GTGTTTGTGCTTCTGGCGGCTGCCGCTTGCGCTTCTGAGGTGGAGAAGCGAGAGGCGGAGCCAAGTCGTGGCTACAACTATGGTTATGGTCTCCATCACCATGCCTACTACCCCCGCACCTATCACCCCTACCACACCTaccacaagaggtccgccgaGCCTGAGGCCGAAGCCGAGCCCTCTTACGGTTCCTACCACTACCGTCCCTATTCCTACGGCTACCACAACACTCCctacgtccaccaccaccacaagaggtccgccgaGCCTGAGGCCGAGGCAGAGCCCTCTTACGGTTCCTCCAACTACTACCGCCCCTATTCCTACGGTTACCAAGCACACCACTACATTCCctccgtccaccaccaccacaagaggtccgctgACCCCGTTGCTGAGGCTGAAGCCAGCTACGGTCATAGGTCATACCACCCCGTCTATTACCCCTCCTACCACTACACACCCTATTCTCACAGCCACCACAAGAGATCTGCTGAGCCAGAAGCTGATCCTGGTTTCACCCATGGCTACCACCAGGCCGTGTACCGCCCCTACCACAGTGGAGCTCAATATGGGTACGGTTACCGCGCCCACCACCACTAA